From Burkholderia pseudomultivorans, the proteins below share one genomic window:
- a CDS encoding ATP-binding protein has translation MPHSPLQSIRRYQSISMFGGGIVVTVLILIACALGMASIVYGYLDGERRNYLAGLVQTLNEIKVSETSFRNGVSNAQLIWRDIDHAPDSIVDTFYDNDQQVTISPYPSVVFGVPGQTADRREIARYLSLSVLLARICAASAINRGYALVGYHYSTHAGVFALVPNARTDDAALLTPEGRARAMDALRVDFEDQPSTGGHGRPHVRWLPPFVDPLSGELRIRLAAQAQIDGEPFAVLVTEYAPDYLLSWLPAHPADGTFFVTTSDNRLVAAGPGIAQDDARITRLLRLDASRDLASTDEPVFRGGHVLFRGKLDNTGWTLAYALSWGDVIANVALRAGLLLGASLLTIAIMWTLLVRFHHRMLAPVYARSQRVFDSESLCRSVIEMAPIGLGLISRADGHFMLVSPVLAERIAQLGSDYRALSGQIVEQYRTRASSGPLQVDLVLPDAAADAAPLHLEVIACGARYQERDVLIVAVVDVTAKRQLVRQLEEAVRAADSANAAKSSFLAAMSHEIRTPLNVILGNLELLDRHALDLSQRSRVRTLRTAAAGLLELVSGILDFSKIEAGAMSVESIEFDVMGVIARELGAFAPVAKAKGLSLFCEIAASRTQRMRGDPTRLAQVFGNLLSNAIKFTEQGHVTARVLVVRGECGAAELAIAVEDTGIGIGGADLHKLFKAFSQVDATITRRYGGTGLGLALCDRLVTAMGGRISVTSAPGAGSCFTVRVPLGLGIEPFGARVARDAGTLLLVAPQPEWRQFALPHLSAWGFDVDVYECPWQIPAARHAHAAAIVLFGDADAWSRDALDRLGGGAPLVLATPDGPLEPVRAGRTIRVSSYALHGLHVALGQTLADTPAPLAGPREVAAPAAAVASSAALRVLLADDASVNGTILREQLDVLGCTVRVAGLGRTALDLLDADEWDLLLIGTDLPDMKAVVLAQTARLRHVSCDVVIVTSHLMPDDARGYAAAGVECVLTKPVTLARLRGVLTSVAHRSGRHVGGAAMQT, from the coding sequence ATGCCTCACAGCCCGCTTCAATCGATCCGGCGTTACCAGAGCATCTCGATGTTCGGCGGCGGAATCGTCGTGACGGTCCTCATCCTGATTGCCTGCGCACTCGGGATGGCGTCGATCGTCTACGGCTATCTCGACGGCGAGCGGCGCAACTACCTGGCCGGCCTCGTGCAGACGCTGAACGAAATCAAGGTCAGCGAGACGTCGTTCCGCAACGGCGTATCCAATGCGCAGCTGATCTGGCGGGACATCGACCACGCGCCGGACAGCATCGTCGATACGTTCTACGACAACGATCAGCAGGTCACGATCAGCCCGTATCCGTCGGTCGTGTTCGGTGTGCCGGGGCAGACCGCCGACCGGCGCGAGATCGCGCGCTACCTGTCGCTGTCGGTGCTGCTGGCGCGTATCTGCGCGGCCAGCGCGATCAATCGCGGCTATGCGCTGGTCGGCTATCACTACAGCACGCATGCGGGCGTGTTTGCGCTGGTGCCGAACGCCCGCACCGACGACGCGGCGCTGCTGACGCCGGAAGGGCGCGCCCGCGCGATGGACGCATTGCGCGTCGACTTCGAGGATCAGCCGTCGACCGGCGGGCACGGTCGTCCGCACGTGCGCTGGCTGCCGCCGTTCGTCGATCCACTGTCCGGCGAGTTGCGGATCCGGCTCGCCGCGCAGGCGCAGATCGACGGCGAGCCGTTCGCGGTGCTCGTCACCGAATACGCGCCGGACTACCTGCTGTCGTGGCTGCCCGCGCATCCGGCCGACGGCACGTTCTTCGTGACGACGTCCGACAACCGGCTCGTCGCCGCCGGCCCGGGCATTGCACAGGACGACGCGCGGATCACGCGGCTGCTGCGTCTCGACGCCTCGCGCGATCTGGCGAGCACGGACGAGCCGGTGTTTCGCGGCGGCCACGTGCTGTTTCGCGGCAAGCTCGACAATACCGGCTGGACGCTCGCCTATGCGCTGTCGTGGGGTGACGTGATCGCGAACGTCGCGCTGCGCGCGGGCCTGCTGCTCGGCGCGTCGCTGCTGACGATCGCGATCATGTGGACGCTGCTCGTGCGTTTCCACCATCGCATGCTCGCACCCGTCTATGCGCGTTCGCAGCGCGTGTTCGACAGCGAGTCGCTGTGCCGTAGCGTGATCGAGATGGCGCCGATCGGTCTCGGGCTGATCTCGCGCGCCGACGGTCATTTCATGCTCGTCAGTCCGGTGCTGGCCGAGCGGATCGCGCAGCTGGGCAGCGACTATCGCGCGCTGTCCGGACAGATCGTCGAGCAATACCGCACGCGCGCGTCGAGCGGGCCGCTGCAGGTCGATCTCGTGCTGCCGGACGCCGCCGCCGACGCCGCGCCGCTGCACCTCGAAGTGATCGCATGCGGCGCGCGCTACCAGGAGCGCGACGTGCTGATCGTCGCGGTCGTCGACGTGACCGCGAAGCGGCAACTGGTCCGGCAACTCGAGGAAGCCGTGCGCGCGGCCGATTCCGCGAATGCGGCGAAGTCGTCGTTCCTGGCCGCGATGAGCCACGAGATCCGTACGCCGCTCAACGTGATTCTCGGCAATCTCGAACTGCTCGACCGTCATGCGCTCGACCTGTCGCAGCGCAGCCGCGTGCGCACGCTGCGCACCGCGGCGGCGGGGCTGCTGGAGCTCGTCAGCGGGATCCTCGATTTCTCGAAGATCGAGGCCGGCGCGATGTCGGTGGAATCGATCGAGTTCGACGTGATGGGCGTGATCGCGCGCGAGCTCGGCGCGTTCGCGCCGGTCGCGAAGGCGAAAGGGCTGTCGTTGTTCTGCGAGATTGCCGCGAGCCGCACGCAGCGGATGCGCGGCGACCCGACGCGGCTCGCGCAGGTGTTCGGCAACCTGCTGAGCAACGCGATCAAGTTCACCGAGCAGGGTCATGTGACTGCGCGCGTGCTGGTCGTGCGCGGCGAATGCGGCGCGGCCGAGCTCGCGATCGCGGTCGAGGATACCGGCATCGGCATCGGCGGTGCGGATCTCCACAAGCTCTTCAAGGCGTTTTCGCAAGTCGATGCGACGATCACGCGCCGGTACGGCGGCACGGGCCTCGGGCTGGCGCTGTGCGACCGGCTCGTCACGGCGATGGGCGGGCGGATCTCGGTGACGAGCGCACCGGGCGCGGGCAGTTGCTTCACGGTGCGCGTGCCGCTCGGGCTCGGCATCGAGCCGTTCGGCGCGCGCGTCGCGCGCGACGCCGGTACGCTGCTGCTCGTCGCGCCGCAGCCGGAGTGGCGGCAGTTCGCGCTGCCGCACCTGTCCGCATGGGGTTTCGACGTGGACGTCTACGAATGTCCGTGGCAGATCCCGGCCGCGCGCCATGCGCATGCGGCCGCCATCGTGCTGTTCGGCGACGCCGATGCATGGTCGCGCGACGCGCTCGACCGGCTGGGCGGCGGCGCGCCGCTCGTGCTGGCGACGCCCGACGGTCCGCTGGAGCCGGTACGCGCCGGCCGCACGATCCGCGTGTCCAGCTACGCGCTTCACGGCCTGCACGTCGCACTCGGACAAACGCTGGCCGATACGCCGGCGCCGCTTGCCGGGCCGCGCGAAGTCGCGGCACCGGCTGCCGCCGTCGCGAGTTCCGCCGCGCTGCGCGTGCTGCTGGCCGACGACGCCTCGGTCAACGGCACGATCCTGCGCGAACAGCTCGACGTACTCGGCTGTACGGTCCGCGTTGCCGGGCTGGGCCGCACGGCGCTCGACCTGCTCGATGCGGACGAATGGGATCTGCTGCTGATCGGCACCGATCTTCCCGACATGAAGGCGGTCGTGCTCGCGCAGACCGCTCGTCTGCGGCACGTGTCGTGCGACGTCGTGATCGTGACGTCGCATCTGATGCCTGACGACGCGCGCGGCTATGCGGCTGCCGGCGTGGAATGCGTGCTGACCAAGCCCGTGACGCTCGCGCGTTTGCGCGGTGTGCTGACGAGCGTGGCGCATCGCAGCGGCAGGCACGTCGGCGGCGCCGCCATGCAGACGTAG
- a CDS encoding tetratricopeptide repeat protein: MYRRLLAPGLLLLLAACAQDPSVTGNTVRICDDTGCSDRPKDQVSYQKRDDSEDREDPRIAALKQAAKTQPKAAYDLGLRYFRGDGVRQDSYQALKWMREAAERGDLNAQKALGSFYLFGLEEMGSDPREADKWLSIAAARGDKESKKLLELARNEKKADEDDWKWRTQWRDVYYGYWYSGYPYYGAWHQTYWYGY; this comes from the coding sequence ATGTATCGCCGTTTACTCGCACCGGGGCTGCTGTTGCTGCTGGCCGCGTGCGCGCAGGATCCGTCCGTCACCGGCAACACGGTGCGGATCTGTGACGACACAGGTTGTTCCGATCGACCCAAAGATCAGGTCTCCTACCAAAAAAGGGACGACTCGGAAGACCGCGAAGATCCGCGCATCGCCGCACTCAAGCAGGCTGCGAAAACCCAGCCGAAGGCCGCCTACGATCTCGGCCTGCGCTATTTCCGTGGCGACGGCGTTCGTCAGGATAGCTATCAAGCGCTGAAGTGGATGCGCGAGGCCGCCGAACGCGGCGACCTGAATGCGCAGAAGGCGCTCGGCAGTTTCTACCTGTTCGGTCTCGAGGAAATGGGCTCCGATCCGCGCGAAGCGGACAAGTGGCTGTCGATCGCGGCAGCCCGCGGCGACAAGGAGTCGAAGAAGCTGCTCGAGCTCGCGCGCAACGAAAAGAAGGCCGACGAAGACGACTGGAAGTGGCGCACGCAGTGGCGCGACGTCTATTACGGCTACTGGTATTCAGGCTATCCGTATTACGGCGCCTGGCACCAGACTTACTGGTACGGCTACTGA
- a CDS encoding response regulator — MPNSEQANADLITATKVRDLLNRNGIPPRSHNTTIANVLGLSFSVVTRKMKGLIPWNLSQLQDIATHFGVPPAILLDDKGAQPAAAEMIDATFVIESRRFRCRAAISTKASSQIETDFVALQWQGEWIVTERQHAHEGRTYPVDVVELRSSQPNVYAARIAVVDDSPDVAETVCEYFIEKGVNAIPYHDGETFRKALEVEDFDGYILDWMLGDQTAAELVRGIRSSENSGAPIFLLTGKISTGEASEDEIAHIVSHYNARCEEKPVRLPILFAEVARELKIAVPAAAAIG; from the coding sequence ATGCCCAATAGCGAGCAGGCCAACGCAGACCTCATCACCGCCACCAAGGTGCGCGACCTTCTGAACCGGAACGGCATCCCGCCGCGCAGTCACAACACGACGATCGCGAACGTGCTCGGGCTGAGTTTCTCGGTCGTCACGCGCAAGATGAAAGGCCTGATCCCGTGGAACCTGTCGCAGCTGCAGGACATCGCGACGCATTTCGGCGTGCCGCCCGCGATCCTGCTCGACGACAAGGGCGCGCAGCCGGCCGCCGCCGAGATGATCGACGCGACCTTCGTGATCGAGTCGCGGCGCTTCCGCTGCCGGGCCGCGATCTCGACGAAGGCCAGCAGCCAGATCGAGACGGACTTCGTCGCGCTGCAGTGGCAGGGCGAATGGATCGTCACCGAACGGCAGCACGCGCACGAGGGGCGCACCTATCCGGTCGACGTCGTCGAGCTGCGTTCGAGCCAGCCAAACGTGTACGCGGCGCGGATCGCCGTGGTCGACGATTCGCCGGACGTGGCCGAGACGGTATGCGAATACTTCATCGAGAAAGGCGTGAACGCGATTCCGTACCATGACGGCGAGACGTTCCGCAAGGCGCTGGAAGTCGAGGATTTCGACGGCTACATCCTCGACTGGATGCTCGGCGACCAGACCGCCGCCGAGCTCGTGCGCGGGATCCGTTCGAGCGAGAACAGCGGCGCGCCGATCTTCCTGCTGACCGGCAAGATTTCGACCGGCGAGGCGAGCGAGGACGAGATCGCGCACATCGTGTCGCACTACAACGCGCGCTGCGAGGAAAAGCCGGTGCGGCTGCCGATCCTGTTCGCCGAAGTCGCACGCGAGCTGAAGATCGCGGTGCCGGCCGCGGCGGCAATCGGCTGA
- a CDS encoding molybdopterin-dependent oxidoreductase — protein sequence MRVSTTWIKQLMAACLLGIAATSWAASFTFTVDGKIDKSNQPGKAVYVFSEQALMALPQHSITTSTSWTPKATFTGPRLSDVLKIVGAHGTKIEFRCIDEYTFTIPASDADRYGVILARTMNGKVLDNDNYGPLWIMYPRDQFPDELKTPLGEAKFAWQIIGLTVK from the coding sequence ATGCGAGTTTCGACGACCTGGATCAAGCAACTGATGGCGGCCTGCCTGCTCGGCATCGCCGCGACGTCGTGGGCGGCGTCGTTTACGTTCACCGTCGACGGCAAGATCGACAAGAGCAACCAGCCCGGCAAGGCCGTCTACGTCTTTTCCGAACAGGCGCTGATGGCGTTGCCGCAGCATTCGATCACGACCTCGACGAGCTGGACGCCGAAGGCGACCTTCACCGGCCCGCGGCTGTCCGACGTGCTGAAGATCGTCGGCGCGCATGGCACGAAGATCGAATTCCGCTGCATCGACGAATACACGTTCACGATTCCCGCATCCGACGCCGACCGCTACGGCGTGATTCTCGCGCGCACGATGAACGGCAAGGTGCTCGACAACGACAACTACGGCCCGCTGTGGATCATGTATCCGCGCGACCAGTTTCCCGACGAGCTGAAGACGCCGCTCGGCGAAGCGAAGTTCGCGTGGCAGATCATCGGCCTGACCGTGAAATGA
- the atsR gene encoding hybrid sensor histidine kinase/response regulator AtsR (AtsR signifies Adherence and T6SS Regulator.), whose product MKRGRWRNRKIILVLGFVWLLGFAAWAFLLWDLLATSVNEGVLEGPREGVFWTASQYRNVYTRFDRQLILYATHQDDDFDRVQMQLDSLSVSFGFLERPSEVSEYWLRIPRARAEIATLGEFMTRLKREVPLLRDAPQNAPRVIAEVSAYWPQVNGLANYFRAIEMAQRDFTFHQLKAKQRAILMLGSVLGVLLCALFLLLFYTMRTRDALLDRQNAALDAERKASDRAFEMIEAKNAFLGMVSHELRTPLQAICGSIEILLARPQSDANLKTIRRLQNSASSLEALVKDLTDYIKLRSTKRLAETEPIGIAALLGEVLDPFRARIDAQRIAVTSHVAPYDLAIRSDRKLLRQILTNLIENAVKYTRGGTIAVSIALADAPAGRQLKIAVRDTGVGIAKQHLSKIFEPFYRANDAAGLSVDGIGMGLAVVREIVTTLRGHVEVRSVVGEGSEFVVTLPVEVPDFGETPGEAPALPDAAAQRHRRALVVDDNDNARETLGAMLTALGIEADLCGTGQEGVTRVGDGGYDLVVLDLELPDLSGFDVARRIRAAARPADARAPAILGVSAYESAALRDNSQVFDAFLPKPVHLRELGALVEKLLG is encoded by the coding sequence ATGAAGCGCGGGCGATGGCGCAATAGAAAAATCATCCTCGTCCTGGGATTCGTCTGGCTCCTGGGATTCGCCGCCTGGGCGTTCCTGCTGTGGGACCTGCTCGCGACCTCGGTCAACGAGGGCGTGCTCGAAGGGCCGCGCGAAGGCGTGTTCTGGACCGCGTCGCAATACCGGAACGTCTATACGCGGTTCGACCGTCAGTTGATCCTCTACGCGACGCACCAGGACGACGACTTCGACCGCGTGCAGATGCAGCTCGACAGCCTGTCGGTATCGTTCGGCTTTCTGGAGCGCCCGTCCGAAGTGTCCGAATACTGGCTGCGGATCCCGCGGGCGCGCGCCGAGATCGCGACACTCGGCGAATTCATGACGCGCCTGAAGCGCGAGGTGCCGCTGCTGCGCGACGCCCCGCAAAACGCGCCGCGCGTGATCGCGGAAGTCAGCGCGTACTGGCCGCAAGTCAACGGCCTCGCGAACTACTTCCGCGCGATCGAGATGGCGCAGCGCGACTTCACGTTCCATCAGCTGAAGGCCAAGCAGCGCGCAATCCTGATGCTTGGCAGCGTGCTCGGCGTGCTGCTGTGCGCGCTGTTCCTGCTGCTGTTCTATACGATGCGCACGCGCGACGCGCTGCTCGACCGGCAGAACGCGGCGCTCGACGCGGAACGCAAGGCGTCCGACCGCGCATTCGAGATGATCGAGGCGAAGAACGCGTTCCTCGGCATGGTCAGCCATGAACTGCGCACGCCGCTGCAGGCGATCTGCGGATCGATCGAGATCCTGCTCGCGCGCCCGCAGTCCGACGCGAACCTCAAGACGATCAGGCGGCTGCAGAATTCCGCGTCGTCGCTCGAAGCGCTCGTCAAGGACCTGACCGACTATATCAAGCTGCGCTCGACCAAGCGGCTCGCCGAGACGGAGCCGATCGGCATCGCCGCGCTGCTCGGCGAGGTGCTCGACCCGTTCCGCGCCAGGATCGACGCGCAGCGGATCGCGGTCACGTCGCACGTCGCGCCGTACGATCTCGCGATCCGCTCCGATCGCAAGCTGCTGCGGCAGATCCTGACGAACCTGATCGAGAACGCGGTCAAGTACACGCGCGGCGGCACGATCGCCGTGTCGATCGCGCTCGCCGACGCGCCGGCCGGCCGGCAGCTGAAGATCGCCGTGCGCGATACGGGCGTCGGCATCGCGAAGCAGCATCTGTCGAAGATCTTCGAACCGTTCTACCGCGCGAACGATGCGGCCGGACTGAGCGTCGACGGCATCGGGATGGGGCTCGCGGTCGTGCGCGAAATCGTCACGACGCTGCGCGGGCATGTGGAGGTGCGCAGCGTCGTCGGCGAAGGCAGCGAGTTCGTCGTGACGCTGCCGGTCGAGGTGCCCGACTTCGGCGAGACGCCGGGCGAAGCGCCCGCACTGCCGGACGCCGCCGCGCAGCGCCATCGGCGCGCGCTCGTCGTCGACGACAACGACAACGCGCGCGAAACGCTCGGCGCGATGCTCACGGCGCTCGGCATCGAAGCCGACCTGTGCGGCACCGGGCAGGAAGGCGTGACGCGCGTCGGCGACGGCGGCTACGACCTCGTCGTGCTGGACCTCGAACTGCCGGACCTCAGCGGCTTCGACGTCGCGCGCCGGATTCGCGCGGCGGCCCGGCCCGCAGACGCGCGCGCGCCGGCGATCCTCGGTGTCAGCGCGTATGAGTCGGCCGCGCTGCGCGACAACAGCCAGGTGTTCGACGCGTTCCTGCCGAAGCCCGTCCATCTGCGCGAACTCGGCGCGCTCGTCGAGAAGCTGCTCGGCTGA
- a CDS encoding secondary thiamine-phosphate synthase enzyme YjbQ, which yields MQQAITHIGVDTRGSGLVEFTAQVRAFVDQQAIRTGLLTVFCRHTSASLLIQENADPSVQRDLERYFATLAPEDATRYEHDTEGPDDMPAHLRTALTQVQLSIPVEHGRMVLGTWQGIYLFEHRRAAHRRDIVLHLIGE from the coding sequence ATGCAACAGGCGATCACGCATATCGGTGTCGACACGCGCGGCAGCGGCCTCGTCGAATTCACGGCGCAGGTGCGCGCGTTCGTCGACCAGCAGGCGATCCGCACGGGCCTGCTCACCGTGTTCTGCCGGCATACGTCGGCATCGCTGCTGATCCAGGAGAACGCGGATCCGTCGGTGCAGCGCGATCTCGAACGCTACTTCGCGACGCTCGCGCCCGAGGATGCCACCCGCTACGAGCACGACACCGAAGGCCCCGACGACATGCCCGCGCATCTGCGCACGGCGCTCACGCAGGTGCAGCTGTCGATCCCGGTCGAGCACGGGCGCATGGTGCTCGGCACCTGGCAGGGGATCTACCTGTTCGAGCATCGCCGCGCCGCGCACCGGCGGGATATTGTGCTGCACCTGATTGGCGAGTGA
- a CDS encoding thioredoxin family protein has protein sequence MHTPQRYSSDAPTRAEVDALAGATVIEFGANWCGICAGAQPSIVESFAAHPAVRHLKIEDGPGRPLGRSFGVKLWPTLVFLRDGVEVARVVRPADARQIEADGFAALA, from the coding sequence ATGCACACTCCGCAACGCTATTCCTCCGACGCGCCCACGCGCGCGGAAGTCGACGCGCTCGCCGGCGCCACCGTCATCGAATTCGGCGCGAACTGGTGCGGCATCTGCGCGGGCGCGCAGCCGTCGATCGTCGAGTCGTTCGCCGCGCATCCCGCCGTGCGTCACCTGAAGATCGAGGACGGCCCCGGCCGCCCGCTCGGCCGCTCATTCGGCGTGAAGCTGTGGCCGACGCTGGTGTTCCTGCGCGACGGGGTCGAAGTCGCGCGCGTCGTGCGTCCGGCCGATGCGCGGCAGATCGAGGCCGACGGCTTCGCCGCGCTGGCCTGA
- a CDS encoding DUF2322 family protein, whose amino-acid sequence MIQPTAVFKDNLAQLPAIDGIARIDLVGANGDVVASIENQPGKQGSLAVYNYLKQAFGTLDAKAAEHGLAVFAEHTADARNRPGAHPNVDRLLAIVAGGEALRIDVVAKG is encoded by the coding sequence GTGATTCAACCGACCGCAGTCTTCAAGGACAATCTCGCGCAACTGCCGGCCATCGACGGCATCGCCCGCATCGATCTCGTCGGCGCCAACGGCGACGTGGTCGCCAGCATCGAGAACCAGCCCGGCAAGCAGGGTTCGCTGGCGGTATACAACTATCTGAAGCAGGCGTTCGGCACGCTCGACGCGAAGGCCGCCGAGCATGGCCTCGCGGTGTTCGCCGAACACACTGCCGACGCGCGCAACCGCCCCGGTGCGCACCCGAACGTCGATCGGCTGCTTGCGATCGTCGCGGGCGGAGAAGCGCTGCGCATCGACGTCGTGGCGAAGGGCTGA
- a CDS encoding LysE family translocator, with protein sequence MIDLSTLALFSGACLALTATPGPDMLLIASRSVSQGRRAGFATLAGIQAGTYCHALAAALGLSQLFLAVPIAYDAVRFAGAAYLLYLAWKTFRSDATALSPVASPRRHSSAAIFRQGLTTNLLNPKMALFVLALFPQFVRPEHGSIAVQILVLATVLNLIGLVVNGAVILSASRLSQRLGARRRPSKLPQYLLGTVFVGLAARLAVAGRN encoded by the coding sequence ATGATCGATCTCTCCACGCTCGCGCTGTTCTCCGGCGCCTGCCTCGCACTGACCGCCACCCCGGGCCCCGACATGCTGCTGATCGCGTCTCGCAGCGTAAGCCAGGGTCGCCGCGCGGGCTTCGCGACGCTCGCGGGCATCCAGGCCGGCACGTACTGCCACGCGCTCGCCGCCGCGCTCGGACTGTCGCAGCTGTTTCTCGCAGTGCCGATCGCGTACGACGCCGTGCGCTTCGCGGGCGCCGCGTATCTGCTGTATCTCGCGTGGAAAACCTTCCGCTCCGACGCGACCGCGCTGTCGCCCGTCGCATCGCCGCGCCGTCACTCGAGCGCCGCGATCTTCCGCCAGGGCCTGACGACGAACCTGCTGAATCCGAAGATGGCGCTGTTCGTGCTCGCGCTGTTCCCGCAGTTCGTGCGGCCCGAACACGGCTCGATCGCCGTGCAGATCCTCGTGCTCGCGACGGTGCTCAACCTGATCGGGCTCGTCGTGAACGGCGCGGTGATCCTCTCCGCAAGCCGGCTGAGCCAGCGGCTCGGCGCGCGCCGCCGTCCGTCGAAGCTGCCGCAATACCTGCTCGGCACGGTATTCGTCGGGCTCGCGGCACGGCTCGCGGTGGCGGGGCGCAACTGA
- a CDS encoding type II toxin-antitoxin system RelE/ParE family toxin, producing MPKTLIARFFALADRMERYGPNLGEPHTRAMGDGLYEMRLKGAEGIARVFYCAVVGEQIVMLHCFVKKTAKMPLKELDTARRRLKEVRDGNL from the coding sequence TTGCCGAAGACGTTGATCGCGCGGTTCTTCGCACTCGCCGACCGGATGGAACGGTACGGCCCGAATCTGGGCGAGCCTCACACCCGGGCGATGGGCGACGGGTTGTATGAAATGCGCCTGAAGGGGGCGGAAGGCATCGCCCGTGTGTTTTACTGCGCAGTCGTCGGCGAGCAGATCGTCATGCTTCACTGCTTCGTGAAAAAAACCGCGAAAATGCCGTTGAAAGAGCTGGATACCGCGCGCCGTCGATTGAAGGAGGTTCGAGATGGCAACCTATAA
- a CDS encoding helix-turn-helix domain-containing protein, which translates to MATYKELRERALADPKVHAEYQRLNREEFALLDAMLAARRAAGLSQADVAERMGTKAPAVTRLERSLATGQHSPSIETLRKYAAACGKKLVITFA; encoded by the coding sequence ATGGCAACCTATAAGGAACTGCGCGAGCGCGCGCTGGCCGATCCGAAGGTACACGCCGAGTATCAGCGGTTGAATCGCGAGGAATTCGCGCTGCTCGATGCCATGCTTGCCGCGCGGCGAGCCGCCGGTCTGTCGCAAGCCGATGTTGCGGAGCGCATGGGCACGAAGGCGCCGGCCGTCACGCGACTCGAACGCTCGCTTGCGACAGGCCAGCACTCGCCGTCGATCGAAACGCTGCGCAAGTATGCGGCCGCCTGCGGCAAGAAACTCGTGATCACTTTCGCCTGA